GCAACGCTCTGGAaatccctcctcttcctcagctcccAAAAGAAGGAGGAATCAGCACAGGATGCTCCCCAGAAGTCCTGGATTAGTATCCAGGCCAGGTAGGATGCTGAGGGTTTGGAGGTGGGGGGTATCCAAAGGGTGGGGGAGGCCCAGGATAGGGAGCCTGCGTTGGGATCGGGAAATTTGGGAGAGGGGGCTGAGTGGGGTATGGACACTGCGGTCTCGCTGGTCCAGGTGGGATGTAGGGCGAGTATCCTGGTCtggcagggggaggagagggatggggagcGGGATAGGGCAAGGGCTGTGGTGGGCCCCGGGATGGAGACCAGGAAAAGCCTCCCGAGGTGGATTTGGGATACCCTGGCGCAGAGTCGGCTGCGGAAGCCGCCGGATATCCGGGAGCTGGAGCAAGCGGGTAGGGAAAGCTggactgggagctgggctgggaggaagCCACGTGTCCCACTGTGACCGGAGATCCCGGGAAAGGGGCAGGAGGAAGCGCTCCGTGGGCAGTGGGGCCGGGCGGAAGGGTCGGAGCCGGGCTGTAGGGCAGAGGGAAGGCCGGAGATCCCGATGGGAAGGGTTTTGGTGGATCTGTGGGAacgtgaggaggaggaggaggaggaggctgagagTCCCTGGTGCACTCCTGGGATCCCTCCGACTTCCTCACGAtctcctgcagcttttccactCGGACCCGGCGCAGGTGGGACAACTTCCTCATCCCGGAAAACTGCTCCAAGAATGTCTCCAGGGGCACCTCGCCCTCCAGGAATTTCTCAGCCATTTTCTGGAAGAGAGGAACAGCCTCAGGCTCATTCCTGCATCCCTCTTCTCCAGccctgcatccctctgctcctcttccctAAAATCCTGATTCAGGTCTCTCCCAGTCACATCCCAAGGCGCAACACCCACACACAAACAAGGATGGATCCAGTTCTTTGGAGAAAACCCAAGGGACTCCAAAGATAATCCATGATTTTAGGGACTGGGTTTAACTGCAAGTCTTTGAGGATGAATCACTGGAATTCCCAATGGATTTAAGCCCTAAACTCACCTCAGATTCCTCTTCAATCTTCTGGCTTTCCACCTGGAGGAGATCCAGCAAAGTCTGAGGCTGCAGCGCTGCCGAgaatttctctgggaaaaacaaagggggaaagaaaaaccaaggaaaaatcACTATCACAGAACAGAAACCAGGGAAAAGCCTGCAAAGAGCCCACAGGAAAGGGCTTGGGAACTGCTGATGGAAGGAGGGAAATCCAAGAGGAATAACATCCTCGatctctccagctgctggaaaaaagAGGGATATCAGTTTTCCAGGAAGGAGAATCCTTCCTGTGCTCACccagcttttccttctgctccctgcacctcccagccagctcctgcagctcctggtatTTCTTGGAGAGGTCGCTGCGTCCCGTCTCCAGCGGCGCCTGGAATTTCAGGTTCTGCTCGGCCAAGCTCCGGTTGGCAGCCAGGGCCATCTCCCTTTCCAGCTGGAGCTCCTGAACCTATGGAATTTGGGATGGTGAGCAGGGGAAGGGGACAAGGACACCCCGGAGCCATCTCCTGGCACAAACCTCCTGGGATTCCAAAGCCAAGCGCTCGATCTCCTGGGaatcctcctgcagctcccggAGCTCCTCCACTGTCCGGTTCCTCAGTGTATCCATCCTCCCAGATTTCTGGCACgtggaaaaagaagcaaatcaattcccaaatccagctgggaaTAGGTTTCCAACTGAAATTCAGGGTTGTTAAagccctcagagcagctgcactggGTTCCATTAACTGAGAGGGAGAAACAACATTCCCACAACTCCTGCTTGGGAAAAGACTGTTCCCCCTTTCCCAAGCCTATTTGGATGGAGTTCTGTGTGTCCCAGACTGTTTTGTCAAGGAAAAATCCACCCCCAGCTGGATgtctccatcccattccagaaTCCACCTCATTCCAgtttccatcccatcccagcaagGAAACTGGGATCTGACCATATCCCACCATGCCCACagggttgggaaggaccttaaggatcatctaaTTCCACTTTCCTGCCATGGAATTCAGTGAAATTAACAAAAAGATCAGGGAAATTAGAGACTTCCTGCACCACATCCGTGATTTATCCCAAGTATTCCCAGCTGTCTGATATGTTTAGCAAGTATCCCGTGTGTGGTGTAAATTCCAAGAGGTGGGATGGAATAATGTGGGAAAGTCCTAAAAGCCAAGGAAACACAGCACACCTGCGCTGTCCTATTCACTCCAAGCTCTTCTACCTCTCATCTAGGTGGAACATCCCAAGGATATTACACCGGGAATGCCGCAACAGCCACGCTGAGGCTCAGGGTTGCCCAACCCACGATCCAGATAAACCTGTccgagggaaaaaaatgggaattaaatTCCGCGCTGCAGATGTGGGGCAGAAATCACCTGATTTCGGTCTTTTATGGGATATTAGTTAAGTTTCACGGCGTTTAAGAGAGAGAAGCAGGATTTAACGGTGGGACCGGGAAAGCTTGGGGTGGGGTCTGGGAAGCATCCACAGGCGCTCAGGAAAGTGGACGCAAAGGGCTGTCCACTTGCGGGGCTGCAGCGAACGCCGTGGCGGGAGCAGCGCCATTATCCCCGTTATCCCGCCgttattcccgttattcccgttCCCGGCCCTGCCCCGGACTCACCAAGGCGCCACCGCGACCCTCCGGTGGCCGAAGCTTCCGGCTTCCGGCATAAACCGGAACTGGGCGGGGCCAcgcgggcggggcgggaggagcgcccccccccccccccccgggcgTGAGGGGGGTGGTTCCGTCCAGCGCCGCCATGTTGGGGGGGGCAGGAGCACGGATCAATTTAATGGCATTTTTTAATCAATAATCGCTCTTTGGCTACCCGCGGGGCTCTCCCCGAGCTGTAGCTGCTCTAGGAATTATATCCTTCGTGTGTCCGGGGTGCAGGGGACTCcgggagagctggagaggggttTTGGAGAAGGGCGTGAAGCGATAGGGAAAGGGGGACAGGCTTCGCATGGGCACAGGGCGGGTTTAAGTTGGATCTCGGGAATAtatccttccctgtgagggcgGCAAAGCGacatgcccagagaagctgcagttGCCCCAtacctggaagtgtccaaggccaggttggaagtGATTTAGGAAGCACATATAGACCTCGGCaatatcccaaaaaaacataaaatgtcGGGTTCTTCCAGCTGGATCAAAGCAAATTCCACTGGAATACCTGGTTAGCTCCTCCTTGCATGACACAGGAATATTCCTGAGAAAGCTCCAGTCCCATCACCCACACCACAAATCCAACTTTTCCAAAATATGCTTGGAAAATGCTCCACATTCCCAAAACCCAAGCAAGGATGAGGTAGGGGAAGAGCTCCATGATTTCTGCTCCTTTGGGAGACTTTGGAAGTCTGGGCAAGGTCACCCAGCTGTTCCAGAAGTGCTGGGATCTGGGAGAGGCACCTGTGACCCCATCACCTGAGAGCTGTTGTGTAACAAATGGGAGTCATATGATCCCAAATAATTCCGGGTAAATCAAGGACAATTTGTTCCCAGTGTGGCTGATAACCCAGTGCCACGGGAAAGCAAAGGGAGCTGACTTGccaaagggggggaaaaaaaaaatccaaacattttcCAGGCTTCTTTCGGAGCAGTTTCCACAgacctggaaaagctggaaaatgtttagttaacattttatattaaaacatCAGGTttgaggagaggggaaaattGTGTTTGGATTTGCAcggaagaaatggaaaagtatcAATTTAAAAGTgttattcagaaataaatatggGATAAACAGGTGGTTTTGGAAGAATATTCCCATTAGCTGCTCATTAATATCCTTAATTTCCACAAAAGATGGTTCCAcgtgttttttttccttggatggCATCTTAATCCCTGTCAAAATCAGCCAGAGTAGGTAGGAAAAGGTGACCTGAGTACCCTGAGGTCCTGTTCTGCAAAATTCCATTCCCACAAGGATCAGCCAAAATCCCTGGGCTTCCTTGATaagttaattaaatatttttaatccaaTCCCGGAAATCTGACACCTCGGGAGCGTCAGGTTTCCCTCCTTTCATCTGACAGCTCTGATAAAGCACCCGGGTGATAAAAGCCTTTAGGGAAGGGACAAGAAAAACTGGGAACAGGGCCTGGAAAAGTTGACTTCATGAATCCATTTCCAAGAAAAGCCTTGTCTCCATaaggggaattttttgggaggCTGCAGAGATAAAATTAAGGAAGTTTTGTCAGAATGAGTTTTGATGTCCCAAAAGCCTGGAAAATCCCTGTTTGATCCAGAGGGTGATTCCCATGGAAGTTAAATTCATCCCAAGGGGTGTTTCCACAtcaaaatgacattaaaaatcTGACTTTTCCCAGTAAAAGCCAAAATTCTGGGAGGGTTTTCTTGCCTGGGAATCCTCACCCAGCCCCGGCTGCATCAACCAGGAGGGAAAGCTTCCCGATCCGTCTTTCCAGCTGGGGGTTTTTGGGATCTCTGCATGCTGTGGTGCCCTCTGGTGCCAAGGAAAGCCGTGGCAGGGAGGCCACCTGCTCCCATCCAGTGAGCTCCCAGCACCTGGATGGATTATTCCAGGATCCAGCATCTCATGCCCTCCATTTCCCACCAAGGTTGGGAAAATCAGGATTTCTCTTCCTGGAAGCCATTTCATGCCCTAAAAGGGGTTATTTTTCCATCCTCCCAGATTTTATTCTGGATTTAATTAGTGCTAAATAgcaattcccttttttttttttccccagtcctgAATTCCACAGCTTCTTCCTTCTGTGGGTATCATCCATCCAAAAATCCATCCCTGATGGATCCATTGTTCTGCTTTGATGGGATTTACCAGCAGCACAATAAGCTTGTCCTAGAACTTCCCATAACTGGGCAAATGTGGTTTCTTTGCCCATTGAGAAAACAGGAATCCTTATCCCCAGGGATAGCAGTTCTGGGAATTCAGTGGATAAATAGCTCTGGGAAaacttcatatttttgttttctctactATTTTGgccaaaaaaggaggaaaacttgGTAACTACAGAATCTACAGGGATACATTCCAGGTTGGTTTCttcaacctggctttggacacttccagggatggggcagccacagcttctctgggaaatccattccagggcctcaccagcctcacaggTAAGAGGTTCTTCCCAATATCCTGTTTTCCAGTTTGGAGCCATTCCCCTTCTCCTGTCACTCCATTCCCACATCCAAAGTCTCTGAACTGGGGGAAAACTGGGACGAGCTGGGGGAAAGCCAAGCTCTGGATGCCTCTGGATGAAGGTCACAGGAGTGGGATTGGGCAACTTGGCTTTGGTCACGTCACCACGTGCTGGATCCGTGGCTCCTGGAACGGTCACCTTGTCCTGGAGGAGATCAAAGGCTCCCTACGGCTGGAGCTGGCATTCCTCCCTTGGAACTGACCCCATCCCAGCTTGGAATGATAGAAGAATCTGAGGATATGATGCTAGGTTGCACTGGGGGAGTGAAATGAAGAAGAACCTGGATGGGGAATGTTGGGAgaagagggatggagcaccagATTATccctgaggaaaaagaaaggaggatgGAATGTGTTGTAGGGGGCTGGAAAGGAGAAAGCCTTGGCTGATTCCCAGAATGGAAAATCTGGACCTGGTAGCCTGAAAATTCTTCATGGAGCCGTGGCAAGAGGAGAAGGATCTGGAGAGACCTTGGAGCCTCTTCCAGCACCTtaaggagctccaggagagctggagagggactttggaaaaggacctggagtgacagaacaaTGGGGAATGGCTTCCTCCTAGCAGAGGacaggtttagatgggatattgggaagaaattcttccttgtgagggtggtgaggcattcCTGggaatggaattcccagggaagctgtggctgccccattctTGGAAGCGTTTGGCTCAAACCCTCCAGCAAGGAATTAGAGGGTTCAGGGTACACACAACCTTGCATTCCCACCAGCTTCCACAGAATAACCAGGAATGCTTCCCGCCCATCCCAACATACCCGTGGCCTGAATCCCTCCCAGGAATATGGGGATCCCCCAGCTTGACATTCCCACTCCCCTTCCTTAAGGACGTTTTGATAACCATCCCAGGAGCAGTTTGCCTTTCTTATCGGGGCCTCCGGCCAAACACCGGAGCCAGGATATAAGGAGCAGGGCCGGGATTGGAGGCACATTTTTCGTGAGCTCCCACCAtgaagctgctcctgctcctcgcCCTGGTTGGCCTGGCCCAGGGCTTCCAGACCAGGTGAGCCCCAGGGGGTCCCCAAAacagggatgtgggatgtggggtgATCCCAATGGCACATCCCGGTGATGCATCCCGGTCCCTATCCACAGGGTGCCCCTGAGGAAGATGAAGTCACTGcggcagaggctgcaggagcagggattgcTGGAGAGTTACCTGGAGCAGCATCCCTACAACCTGGCTGCCAAGTATTTCCCAGGCATCGCCATGGAGCCCCTGGAGAACTATATGGATGTgaggggctgggattgggaactgggatcagggagcacagggggacactggctccttccccatcccactggcCTATTATCCATTCCACTAgtcccttccccatccctgtaaCTTGTTCCATTAGCCCCTTATCCAttctcctttccccatccccttaaccccttcccaatcccattccaaCAGGATGAGTACTTTGGCACCATCTCCATTGGGACCCCACCCCAGGAATTCACCGTGGTCTTCGACACCGGCTCCTCCAACCTCTGGGTTCCCTCGGTcttctgctccagcccagcctgcagtAGGTGTCTGGAATGAGTCTGGAATGTGTCCTTTGGGAGTCCTCCATGGCTCTGCCCAGTCTTTCCCAAGGGACAAATCCCAGGTAATCACTGTCCTTCCCACTCCCACAGGGAATCACCACCGCTTCAATCCTGCGGAATCCTCCACGTTCCTCAGCACCAATGACACCCTGTTCATCGCCTATGGCACGGGAAGCATGACGGGAGTCCTGGGATATGACACCGTCAATGTACGGCCAGGCGCTCCAGCCCCCTCATCCCATGGGATCCCATGGGATCGTGCCCAATCCACACCTGTCTCCTTTCTCCCAGGTTGCTGGCATCAACGTCCGCAACCAGATTTTTGGGCTGGCTGAGACAGAGCCAGGGGATTTCTTCTACTACACCCCCTTTGACGGCATCCTGGGATTGGCATTCCCAAGCATTGCCTCCTCTGGAGCCACCCCTGTCTTTGACAACATGATAATGGAAAACCTCGTGGATAGGAATCTTTTTTCTGTCTACCTGAGCAGGTAAATCCCAGCCAAAGCTGTTGAggatttctcccttttccctcacacTGGCCCCCTTTTCCAGTGGGAATGGAGGTGTTGGTGGGCTGGAAACCACCCCAAATGAATCTCCCTTTCCAGAGACCAAGGTGGGAGCTTTGTCCTCTTCGGTGCCATCGATCCCTACTACACCACTGAAGGCATCTCCTGGATCCCGCTCTCTGCTGAAACCTACTGGCAGATCACCATGGAGAGGTATTCCCAGTATTCCCTGCCCTCAAGCTGGTGTTTCGGGGAGTCCAGGCTCACCCTGCATCCCTCTTCCCAGGGTCTCCATCAGCGGGACTCCGGTGGCCTGTTCCTCGGGATGCCAGGCCATTGTGGATACAGGAACCACTCTGTTGGCTGTTCCTATCCGGGCCTTCCGGACCCTCATGACGCGCCTTGGTGCCAGCTCCAGTGGTGAGGTGAGGCCTCAGGATGCTCCCTAGGACATTTGATCCCAGCTGGAATGGCCACTAACCTGCCATGTCCTCCTCCCTAGATCAGCTGTGAGGCCATCAGCAACCTTCCCAACCTCATCTTCCATATCAATGGCAAAAAATTCCCAGTGCCGCCCAGAGCCTACGTGTTAAGGGTGAGCATCCCACTGGGAATGGTTTTGTGGGGATAGAGGGAGGGATCCAACAGCTGGTGACCACCCCCTTCCATGTCCTTGGAGCAGAGTAATGGGTACTGCACCCTGGCATTGCAAGGCATGGATGTGCCCACGGAGGAGGGCGAGCTCTGGATCCTGGGGGATGTCTTTATCCGGGAGTATTACGTCATCTTCGACAGGGCCAATAACAAGGTGGGGCTGTCCCggctgccctgagctgggatGGGAATCCCAGGTGTTCCCAACTCGGTGGCTGGCAGGGCTTGTCCCTTTCCCGGTGCTCCTGCCACCACCGAGGATAATAAAGGTGTGGAGAAGCCTCCCTGTGCCGTGTCTCTCTCAGAAAGGCCAACACATCCCTGGGAatgtgctgtgtccctgctgccaccctcaGCTGCACCCACCAAGGAAGTCCCTGTGCCCCAAGGATGGGAGCCTGGATGTGGCTCTGCTCATCCCTGAAGAGCTCCCAGCCTTGGGGACCTGGGGCAGGAcatgtccctcctgtccccaaaccccactcAGGGTGAGGGGGCTGAACACCTCCAGCACTGTCCTCATCATCCTGGGAAGCTActcatcccaaaattcccagagaaCAACCCCCAGGGCTCCACGTGCTGGTGGGTGCAGGGATGAGGGGACAGGGAATAAATACCAGAGTGATTTTATTGGTGGCAGGGGgacagctgctccctccccagggcCAGGCCTGCTGGTCCTGCAGacccccttttcctcctttccttcatcctccttctcctcctcacgGTGTTCCAGGCACACCTGGCACCTGGAACCTGGGGTTGTCCGATGGCACCGCAGAGGGATCCTCATTCCCGGGGGATCCCTGAACCTCAGGGCTGCCCGTGGGATCGCGGGGGGCTGTGGCCTCACAGAGGGGGTCAGGGGGCACAGAGGGTGCCAAGGGATATCCAGAGGGACTTGGAGTGGTCGGAGGGGGCTTCCCAGCACCCCAAATCGCTGGAGAGGGGCCGAGGGGGAGTGTggtgggaagcaggagctgggccaggcGGTAGCGGAGGTGTTGAGGGGTGCCAAGGGGTGAATCTTCAGGGACTGGGGACTGGGATGAGAATGGGGGAGAGGATGGGGACTGGGTTGAGGACTGGGTTGAGGActgggatgaggatggggacgAGGATGGGGACAGGtcactgccctgcagcaggagccagatGTCTGTAGCTGACAGAGGGAGGATTTTGGTCAGCACCCCCTTCTTTCCCAGGACCCCCAGTCCAGAGAAGGCACATCCAAGTGCCTGGGGATGGATCCAGGGATCCCATTACCTGGGCAGGATGGGCAGCAGCCCACAGGCAGTGTGTGGGGCTCAGAGCAGGAGCGGGGGCACGgcctctcctcacagctcacctCTCCAAGCTGGAAAAACAGGGATtagccagccctgccagcccttgCTGGGATCCAAtgacactggcacaggcaccACGGACACAGGCATCCCCTGGGAATGGATGGAAGGTCTCACCTGGCAGGTGCAGCGGGTACAGGGCTGTCCCTCGGGAATGAAGCTCTGGCCGTTCTCCACCTTCCTGCCCTGGTAGTTGCAGTCTGCAGGAACCAAGGTCcagagggggttttggggggctcGGGGAGATTTTGGGGAGTTCAGGGGGATTTTGAGGATCCGTCTGAGCTCGTACCCTCACAGATGGGGCAGCACCGACCCTCGGGGTGGAAGGGGTAGGAGCACACGATGGCACATTCCAGAGGCGAGCAGGCCACCGAGCCCAGCTGCGAGAGACGGGAGAGACCCCCGAGGGCCGGGCGTTAGGAACCCCGGAGCGCCCCCGGAGCTTTTCCCTGCAACGGAGCCAAAAATCGGGCTTCAGCCCACGGGCGGGAGCCGCAAATCCTCTGGGAATGCCCGGCCCAGCCCTCACCAGGCAGATACAGCTCAGGCAGGGATCCAGCGCCGACGGGAAGGTCTCATTGTTGGAAAAGATCCTCCCCATGTAGGTGCAGCCTGCGGGGAGAGGGGCTCAGGCGGTCCCCAGGCGGCTCAGAATCCCGGAATTCCGGGCGCGCCCTCACCTGCGGAGCAGTCGGGGCAGCACTGCCCGGGAATGCGGATGGGATAAGGACACGTCTCCACACAATCCGTGCGCTGGCAGCTCACGGAGCCGTCTGCCTGCAGGCGGGAACACCCTGACAGACACCTCGGGATTCCCAAACCCACcggatttgggggatttggggcctGCCAGGCCACGGGCATCCTGAGGGTGGGAATGGAGCAGGAGCcgtgtgctggggcagggataGGGAAGAGGGAATGAAGCAGAGCAGGTTCTCATTCACCTGGCAGATGCATAACTCACAGGGATCGCCCGGAGACCAGATCTGTCCAACGGGAAACTCCACACCGTTGTCATCCAGGAAGCAACCTGGGTAGGatccctgttcccagctgtCCTGTAAAACCTACCCTTCCTGTCCCCAGGGGTTCCCTATATTCCACTCTTCCTGTTCCTAGGTATTCCCCATCTCCCATTCTTCCTATCATCAAGTATCCACACATCCCACCTGTGTCCTCCACATCCCACCCTCCCTGTTTCCAGCTGTCCCCCCTCATCCCACCCTGCCCTTCCCCACATCCcatccccaaatgtcccaacATCCCactctccctgtccccaagtgtcccccaCATCCTCTATCCCAGCTGTTCTTCCCATACCCATGgccattcccagttcccccagcatttttccctcatccctctccctgtccctccctgcctattcccagctgtgtccctcaTCCTGACTCACCGGCAGGAGCTGGAGGGTCCCGGCAGGTGGAGCAGCACTGCCCGGGACCCAGGTGCCGCTGGTGCTGGGGACAATCCAGCATGGGGCAGGGAGTGAAGGAACATTCCACCTCTCCTCCCTGGGAACAGAGGAATGGGTCACCTGCTGGCCCTTCCATCAGCCCTGAGCAAAGCTGGGATGCCCCCAGCAGGTGCTGGGAAGCACTGGAGTATCCCTGGGGATCCTCATCCCTGCGGACATCCAGGACCCACCTGGCAGACACAGGTGGTGCAGTCGTCCCCATCCAGGCTGAACCGGGCTCCGTGTGCGTATGTGCGTCCCCGGAAATTGCACTTttctgggaaaaggggaaggagcGGTGCTGGAGAGCCAAGCACGGCTCTTCCCtaacccccagcccagcccaggggtcCTCACACCCCCAGACTAGGGGTCCTGGGATCACCTGGATTGCAGGAGCAGCAGtcagcaggagaggggctggggcaggatcCTGGGGGGCATtctggggagaggcaggagacaTTCCCAGCCTGTGGAAGGGagtgtggggctgggaaagAGGACCCTGATTCCCCATGGAGGGATGATGGGAGGGTGTCATCCACTCCAGGGCATCCCAATCCATAGATGAGCCAGGATGCAGGATGAGGGTTCCCAGGGGTAAGTGtctccagggctgggaggtTCCCAGGGATGAGGGGGCATTCTCTCATCCCAATCCAGCTCACCAAGCAGACGCAGACGGTGCAATTCCCATCGGATGGGGAGAAGACATCGCCCTCTGCCCTGGCCACCCCCTCGTGCAGGCACCCTGCAAGCCATGAGGGTCAGGGGCATCCCCCTGGGAATTCATGGGGGGCCATCCTGGGAATTGGGGGGATCAGGGGGTTGGGACTCACCCGTGCAGGTGGGGCAGCAACCCCCAGCCGGAGCAGGAagtgggtgggagcagggaacagagcagCTCACGGTGTCACAGAGGACTCGTCCCCCCTGTCAGGACATGTGGTGGCTCATGCCAGATCGGGATGGTGCCATGGGAAGGGGTGGGAGGATGGGATGCTCACCTGGCaggtgcagctctggcagcctggctctgtccaGCGACTGCCAGGCTCCCGAGAGATCCCCTGGTGCCAGCAACGACGGGATGGTGGGATGGAGGTTCCAGGGGCTCCCATGGCATGTGGGGATGGctcaggggacagggatggggaggagggagggaattgGGTAccaggagctgccacagggaggaggggagagggggagcCCCTCGGGAGCAGGTGGGaaccaggagggagcaggacaAGGGTGGGTGGATGCTGCAGGGATTGCAGGATGGGCGATGGGGCCAGGATAGATTTGGGGTACCCTAGGAAGGAAATCAGGAAGGCAGAGACATCActtggggcaggcagggagaggggagcatCCCACTCTGTTCCTCCAGCCAGGAGAAGGACACAGATACCTTCGCAGGACACCCTGTCCGTGCTGAGCCGGTATCCGGGGCGGCAGGAGCAGCGGAAGCTGCCGGGAATGTtgtggcagctgtgctggcaggagcgGCGCGTGCCAGGCCGCCGGCACTCATCCACATCTGCGAGATAAGGGAAtgaggcaggaggtgctgcaCCCCGGGATGTGGCCCAGGAAAGAGCACCAGGATGTGTCCTCAGTATGGCCCACacagggaggaggatgaggtGGCAGCACTGTAGTCATGGGCTGATGGACACCTCCATCCCTTGGGATTTGTGACATGATGAGGGAAGAGGGTCTGGCACAGTGCCCCCAGGCTGTGGCCACCTGCATCCCTTGGGATTCATGGCATGGAGAGGGACAAGGATTAAGCCTGGTGCTTATACATGCAGGGCTCAGTGACTACCTCCACCCTTGGGATTCATGgtgtggagagggaagggggtgTGCCACAGTGCTCAGGGTCTCAGGGCCACCTCCATCCCCCGGGACTGATGGGAAGAGCCCCATCCTGGTGCTCACCCACGCAGGAATGCCGATTCCCGTGGAGGTGGTATCCGGGCCGGCAGGAGCAGCGGTAGCTGCCCACGCTGTTCTCGCAGTGGTGCTGGCATGGCGTGGCCTGGCATTCATCCGTGTCTGGGGGTTGGGATGAGGGTCAGGATCCCTCGGGAGCCCCAGCCGCCCCCTGGGACCCCACGCACCCCGGCAGCTGCGGCGGTCAGCAGAGAGCTCCCGGCCAGCTCCGCACTCGCAGGCGAAGCCGCCCTCCGTGTTCACACACGTCCCCTCGCAGGCCACGCTCTGGCACTCATCGATGTCtagggggacacagggaacgGTCAGATTTGGGGTGTGGGCACCACTGGGATGCCCACTCCCATCAGGATATACCACCTCCACTCACCGGTGCAGCGGACGCCGTTGGCCGTCTCGGCCATGGAGAAGCCAACAGGACACACGCGGGCGACCTCCTGGCAGCCGCCGTGGTTACAGGACAGGTCGCAGCCGTACTCTCCGCAAGTTCCCGGCGGTTCTGGAACACCAACATGGCGTCCACGGGGTACCCATGCCACCCCAGGACCACCCACTTCCATCCCACTCCATGGatcccccagggatggggacagtgcCAGGGAGAGGTGACAAGGAGCCACAGTCACCTCCATCTCCTGAAATTTGTGGCATGGAGAGGGAAGACGGTTGGCACGGTGCCCACGGGTTCGTGGCCATCTCCATCCCTTAGGATTTATGGTGTGGAGAGGGAATGGCACCCGGCATAGCCACTTCTCTCAGTACCTGGGCAGGTGattccctgctctccatccGGGCACATGCAAAGGTTGGGAGCGATGCAGGAACCACCACCGCAGCCGAAGGAGCAGAGCGCTATGGGAATGAGAACAGGAgctctgggaatgggaacaggtgCCCCACAAGCCCCCCA
The window above is part of the Vidua macroura isolate BioBank_ID:100142 chromosome 6, ASM2450914v1, whole genome shotgun sequence genome. Proteins encoded here:
- the VWCE gene encoding von Willebrand factor C and EGF domain-containing protein isoform X3, producing MLVELLFQAACVSLFLSSGQGRVYPARKKPASFAVERGLRTGWPQALVSHRRRVGPHVCFPGSGSGCCPGWMLSPGSGKCTLPLCSFGCGGGSCIAPNLCMCPDGEQGITCPEPPGTCGEYGCDLSCNHGGCQEVARVCPVGFSMAETANGVRCTDIDECQSVACEGTCVNTEGGFACECGAGRELSADRRSCRDVDECRRPGTRRSCQHSCHNIPGSFRCSCRPGYRLSTDRVSCEGYPKSILAPSPILQSLQHPPTLVLLPPGSHLLPRGSPSPLLPVAAPGTQFPPSSPSLSPEPSPHAMGAPGTSIPPSRRCWHQGISREPGSRWTEPGCQSCTCQGGRVLCDTVSCSVPCSHPLPAPAGGCCPTCTGCLHEGVARAEGDVFSPSDGNCTVCVCLAGNVSCLSPECPPGSCPSPSPADCCSCNPEKCNFRGRTYAHGARFSLDGDDCTTCVCQGGEVECSFTPCPMLDCPQHQRHLGPGQCCSTCRDPPAPAGCFLDDNGVEFPVGQIWSPGDPCELCICQADGSVSCQRTDCVETCPYPIRIPGQCCPDCSAGCTYMGRIFSNNETFPSALDPCLSCICLLGSVACSPLECAIVCSYPFHPEGRCCPICEDCNYQGRKVENGQSFIPEGQPCTRCTCQLGEVSCEERPCPRSCSEPHTLPVGCCPSCPATDIWLLLQGSDLSPSSSPSSSQSSTQSSTQSPSSPPFSSQSPVPEDSPLGTPQHLRYRLAQLLLPTTLPLGPSPAIWGAGKPPPTTPSPSGYPLAPSVPPDPLCEATAPRDPTGSPEVQGSPGNEDPSAVPSDNPRFQVPGVPGTP
- the VWCE gene encoding von Willebrand factor C and EGF domain-containing protein isoform X1 — its product is MLVELLFQAACVSLFLSSGQGRVYPARKKPASFAVERGLRTGWPQALVSHRRRVGPHVCFPGSGSGCCPGWMLSPGSGKCTLPLCSFGCGGGSCIAPNLCMCPDGEQGITCPEPPGTCGEYGCDLSCNHGGCQEVARVCPVGFSMAETANGVRCTDIDECQSVACEGTCVNTEGGFACECGAGRELSADRRSCRDTDECQATPCQHHCENSVGSYRCSCRPGYHLHGNRHSCVDVDECRRPGTRRSCQHSCHNIPGSFRCSCRPGYRLSTDRVSCEGYPKSILAPSPILQSLQHPPTLVLLPPGSHLLPRGSPSPLLPVAAPGTQFPPSSPSLSPEPSPHAMGAPGTSIPPSRRCWHQGISREPGSRWTEPGCQSCTCQGGRVLCDTVSCSVPCSHPLPAPAGGCCPTCTGCLHEGVARAEGDVFSPSDGNCTVCVCLAGNVSCLSPECPPGSCPSPSPADCCSCNPEKCNFRGRTYAHGARFSLDGDDCTTCVCQGGEVECSFTPCPMLDCPQHQRHLGPGQCCSTCRDPPAPAGCFLDDNGVEFPVGQIWSPGDPCELCICQADGSVSCQRTDCVETCPYPIRIPGQCCPDCSAGCTYMGRIFSNNETFPSALDPCLSCICLLGSVACSPLECAIVCSYPFHPEGRCCPICEDCNYQGRKVENGQSFIPEGQPCTRCTCQLGEVSCEERPCPRSCSEPHTLPVGCCPSCPATDIWLLLQGSDLSPSSSPSSSQSSTQSSTQSPSSPPFSSQSPVPEDSPLGTPQHLRYRLAQLLLPTTLPLGPSPAIWGAGKPPPTTPSPSGYPLAPSVPPDPLCEATAPRDPTGSPEVQGSPGNEDPSAVPSDNPRFQVPGVPGTP